A single genomic interval of uncultured Sphaerochaeta sp. harbors:
- a CDS encoding GNAT family N-acetyltransferase: MHTPIQLTNKDIPAIRAYIAEEKEMNLFIEGDIEQYGLETETVSLWAFGEDWDCLLLRYYTNFIISSNKDQFDAQAVAEFLQNQEIQCISAKETILEQLAPYYPTIPFQGTYLCRLKSDTFKKLKTGTEDILKLDSSHAQDIVNLYKLIDEFSKPYIEHEEEKLTQTRENYEKGCEGYGIFKDGRLVCTAYTTATTRSGAMIIGVATHPAYRQRGYASIVMNHLCEQGFERGLSFLCLFYDNPAAGAMYHRLGFETIGRWAMMKF, encoded by the coding sequence ATGCACACTCCAATACAGTTAACAAACAAGGATATACCTGCGATACGTGCCTACATAGCAGAAGAGAAAGAGATGAACCTCTTCATTGAAGGTGATATCGAACAGTACGGATTGGAGACTGAGACAGTCTCCCTCTGGGCTTTCGGTGAGGATTGGGATTGCCTGTTGCTCAGGTACTACACCAATTTCATCATCTCCAGTAACAAGGACCAGTTTGATGCGCAAGCTGTGGCCGAGTTCTTACAAAACCAAGAGATCCAATGCATCAGTGCAAAGGAAACTATTCTCGAACAATTGGCCCCTTACTACCCCACCATTCCCTTTCAAGGCACATATTTGTGTCGCCTTAAAAGTGATACTTTCAAGAAGCTCAAAACTGGAACGGAAGATATACTCAAACTTGATTCTAGCCACGCCCAAGACATTGTAAACCTCTATAAGCTGATAGACGAATTCTCAAAGCCCTACATCGAGCATGAGGAAGAGAAGCTCACGCAAACAAGGGAAAACTATGAGAAAGGCTGTGAAGGGTATGGAATTTTCAAAGATGGCCGGTTGGTATGCACAGCTTATACCACTGCTACGACAAGAAGTGGAGCCATGATCATTGGTGTGGCGACACATCCTGCCTACCGTCAGAGAGGCTATGCGTCCATAGTGATGAATCATCTCTGTGAACAGGGGTTTGAGAGAGGACTCTCATTCCTCTGCCTTTTCTACGACAACCCTGCAGCAGGCGCCATGTATCACAGACTTGGATTTGAGACGATCGGACGCTGGGCAATGATGAAGTTCTAG
- a CDS encoding sodium ion-translocating decarboxylase subunit beta has product MDFLLEGLLNTTWKQLVMFGVGGLLIYLAIAKKLEPSLLLPMGFGAILVNLPFSGAITQMMEGIGEVPGILDWLFELGIESAEALPLLLFIGIGAMIDFGPLLANPKLILFGAAAQWGIFATISLATLLGFNLIDAASIGIIGAADGPTSILVSQVLGSKYVGPIAIAAYSYMALVPIIQPFAIKLVTTKKERMIKMPYNPRSVSKRAKILFPIIVTVVAGYVAPASVSLVGMLMFGNLIRECTVLDTLSTAAQTVLVNLITLLLGITIASTMKAESFVTIQTIMIMGLGLLAFIFDTIAGVVFAKVLNLFVKQKVNPMVGAAGISAFPMSARVIQRLGQQADPQNHLLMHAVGANVAGQIASVIAGGVILGLVPGLL; this is encoded by the coding sequence ATGGACTTCTTGCTGGAAGGACTTCTTAACACCACCTGGAAGCAACTGGTGATGTTTGGTGTGGGAGGTCTTCTTATTTATCTTGCGATTGCAAAGAAACTTGAGCCCTCGCTCTTGCTTCCCATGGGCTTTGGTGCCATCCTGGTCAATTTGCCGTTCTCTGGAGCCATCACGCAGATGATGGAAGGAATTGGGGAAGTGCCGGGTATTCTTGACTGGCTTTTTGAGCTGGGCATAGAGTCGGCAGAGGCATTGCCCCTGCTGCTATTCATCGGTATCGGGGCGATGATCGACTTCGGTCCTCTCTTGGCCAATCCAAAGTTGATCCTTTTTGGGGCTGCTGCCCAGTGGGGCATCTTTGCCACCATCAGCTTGGCTACCTTGCTTGGATTCAACCTTATCGATGCAGCCTCGATTGGTATCATAGGAGCTGCTGATGGACCGACATCAATTCTGGTCTCCCAGGTTCTTGGGAGCAAGTATGTAGGCCCGATTGCTATTGCGGCGTATTCATATATGGCCTTGGTACCGATCATTCAGCCGTTTGCCATCAAGCTGGTCACCACAAAAAAAGAGCGGATGATCAAGATGCCGTACAATCCCCGTTCAGTATCGAAGCGTGCTAAGATTCTTTTCCCGATCATTGTAACGGTGGTAGCTGGCTATGTAGCCCCTGCCTCTGTTTCCTTGGTAGGGATGCTGATGTTTGGCAACCTGATCAGGGAGTGTACCGTCCTAGATACACTTTCTACCGCTGCGCAGACGGTTCTGGTCAACCTGATTACGCTGTTGCTCGGTATCACGATTGCATCCACGATGAAGGCAGAATCGTTTGTTACTATCCAGACCATTATGATCATGGGCCTCGGTTTGCTTGCCTTCATCTTTGATACCATTGCAGGGGTTGTCTTTGCCAAGGTCTTGAATTTGTTCGTGAAGCAGAAGGTCAACCCGATGGTTGGAGCTGCCGGTATTTCTGCCTTCCCCATGTCGGCAAGGGTCATCCAGCGGCTTGGTCAGCAAGCAGATCCGCAGAACCATCTATTGATGCATGCGGTTGGGGCAAATGTCGCGGGGCAGATTGCTTCAGTCATCGCCGGCGGAGTCATCCTGGGTCTGGTCCCAGGACTGTTGTAG
- a CDS encoding FadR/GntR family transcriptional regulator, which produces MSDRDSKGQSLRVQIFEKLKNRIEAGTWEVGSKFPSENQLCNEYNVSRVTIRAAIQQLEAVGLVQTHQGGRTIVIRTHIRGAVSVLNPFQTSELQTDIVKVLEYRMVVEKGTIGLAVQHITEDDLIALEEIFNMMLVHHDDIKKFSQADYLFHRKIAESSKNEILIQANQGIEEVLSTTMDTIVSLLGCAIGIRYHRLLLAALRVHDKATCEQLMEEHLQATIDGIKNFLEISKEPEENKAE; this is translated from the coding sequence ATGAGTGATAGGGATAGTAAAGGACAGTCATTACGGGTACAAATATTTGAGAAATTAAAGAATAGAATTGAGGCAGGGACCTGGGAGGTAGGAAGTAAGTTCCCTTCGGAAAACCAACTCTGTAATGAATATAATGTGAGTAGGGTCACCATCCGCGCAGCCATCCAACAACTTGAAGCTGTCGGTCTGGTACAGACCCACCAGGGAGGGAGGACGATTGTAATACGCACCCATATACGAGGGGCTGTGTCAGTCCTAAACCCATTCCAGACTTCCGAGCTCCAAACAGACATCGTTAAAGTTCTGGAGTACCGCATGGTGGTTGAAAAAGGAACCATCGGACTAGCGGTACAGCACATTACCGAGGATGATCTCATCGCTTTGGAAGAGATCTTCAACATGATGCTTGTCCATCATGATGACATCAAGAAATTCTCACAGGCTGACTATCTTTTCCATAGGAAGATTGCAGAGTCATCAAAGAATGAGATACTCATCCAGGCTAATCAGGGCATCGAGGAAGTACTTTCAACCACGATGGACACCATCGTAAGCTTACTTGGATGCGCGATTGGTATTAGATACCACCGTCTCCTTCTTGCTGCTCTTCGTGTCCACGACAAAGCGACCTGCGAGCAGCTCATGGAAGAGCACCTGCAAGCCACCATCGATGGGATTAAAAACTTTCTAGAAATCTCCAAAGAGCCTGAAGAAAACAAGGCAGAATAG
- a CDS encoding DctP family TRAP transporter solute-binding subunit, with protein sequence MKKMMTVLALVMIVSFLFIGCEKKATAAASTAGTMPAASAAQTSSSTAAAEAPATEEKIAVSVKEEVRTVDPDYTIRFAYYDAATWPNISKTPLPEHAYGLVFKSIVESNSNGKVAVELYPGNALGDTKATMEMAMSGGIEMVTTTGTISSLMPETQVIFLPYVFKSDEIAWDFFDTSDLWKEMTAELEEISGLKMLSVGQNGTRHFTNNVRPIRTPADMKGLKFRVMQSPIYVKMVEAMGAAATPLASGEIYTACQTGVVDGQENPIWNIAANKWNEVQKYITLDGHTWSENFVLINSDFWNSLPAEYQHIIEIAAYHAQTADRASEALASRVLDFEAVKNTMEVYVPTADELELFKEAAAPTYDWLRGEVGDEIVDEFLAEVKKSEAKFGW encoded by the coding sequence ATGAAAAAAATGATGACTGTTCTTGCGCTCGTCATGATTGTTTCCTTCTTGTTCATCGGTTGTGAAAAGAAGGCAACTGCTGCTGCAAGCACTGCAGGTACAATGCCTGCCGCTAGTGCTGCTCAGACCTCTTCTTCCACTGCAGCTGCAGAAGCTCCTGCTACAGAAGAAAAAATTGCGGTGTCTGTAAAAGAAGAAGTTCGCACAGTAGATCCAGACTACACAATTCGCTTTGCTTACTATGATGCAGCCACCTGGCCAAACATCTCGAAGACCCCGCTCCCAGAGCATGCCTATGGTTTGGTCTTCAAGAGCATCGTTGAGTCAAACTCGAATGGTAAGGTCGCAGTTGAGCTCTATCCTGGTAATGCACTTGGTGATACCAAGGCAACCATGGAAATGGCAATGAGCGGTGGTATTGAGATGGTAACCACTACTGGTACTATCTCTTCCCTGATGCCTGAGACTCAGGTTATCTTCCTCCCATACGTGTTCAAGAGTGATGAGATTGCATGGGACTTCTTTGACACCAGTGATCTCTGGAAAGAGATGACAGCTGAGCTTGAAGAGATCAGTGGTCTTAAGATGCTCTCTGTTGGACAGAATGGTACTCGTCACTTCACCAACAACGTACGTCCTATTCGTACTCCTGCTGACATGAAGGGGTTGAAGTTCCGCGTTATGCAGAGCCCCATCTACGTGAAGATGGTTGAGGCCATGGGCGCTGCAGCAACTCCTCTTGCTTCCGGCGAGATCTACACCGCTTGTCAAACCGGTGTTGTTGATGGACAGGAGAACCCTATCTGGAACATTGCAGCCAACAAGTGGAATGAAGTGCAGAAGTACATCACCCTTGATGGCCACACCTGGAGTGAGAACTTTGTCTTGATTAACTCCGATTTCTGGAACTCCCTGCCAGCTGAGTATCAGCACATCATCGAGATTGCTGCATACCACGCACAGACTGCAGACCGTGCATCTGAGGCTCTTGCTTCCCGCGTACTTGACTTTGAAGCAGTCAAGAACACCATGGAAGTTTATGTTCCTACAGCTGACGAGCTGGAGCTTTTCAAGGAAGCAGCTGCTCCTACCTATGACTGGCTCAGAGGTGAGGTTGGCGATGAGATCGTCGATGAATTCCTCGCAGAAGTGAAGAAATCTGAAGCAAAGTTTGGTTGGTAA
- a CDS encoding TRAP transporter small permease subunit: MVKVLDRISWVLGKIATYIATAILIGVFFIITLGVIARFTSLRFSWTEELARWGLVSLTYIGASAALRNKQHSGVNIIVTILPAKIAKIVAVVAYLVLMFSVVYFFMNSYEAAMKAVRIRGDILPFSMKYVKMMIPASFFMMFFHLAWGLGDLLTSKGIAGKTIGS, from the coding sequence GTGGTTAAAGTACTGGATAGGATCAGTTGGGTCCTTGGAAAAATTGCAACCTATATAGCGACTGCTATCTTAATTGGTGTATTTTTCATTATCACCCTTGGTGTTATTGCTAGGTTCACCAGCCTGCGTTTTTCTTGGACTGAAGAGTTGGCAAGATGGGGTTTGGTTAGCCTTACCTACATCGGGGCAAGTGCCGCATTGAGAAATAAGCAGCATTCAGGTGTCAATATCATTGTCACCATACTTCCTGCCAAGATTGCCAAGATTGTGGCTGTCGTGGCCTATCTCGTGCTTATGTTCTCTGTCGTCTATTTCTTTATGAACAGTTATGAGGCTGCCATGAAAGCAGTCCGTATCCGTGGTGACATTCTTCCTTTCTCCATGAAGTATGTGAAAATGATGATCCCAGCCTCTTTCTTTATGATGTTTTTTCATCTGGCTTGGGGTTTAGGTGACTTGCTAACCAGCAAAGGCATTGCTGGGAAGACAATCGGTAGTTAG
- a CDS encoding TRAP transporter large permease: MGIIAVVFILALAIGIPIAFVLGVSSLYYFLFLGNIPLSMIGQKMYSGIDNYILLAIPFFILAGELMNRSKITDALISFSNILVGRIPGALAQVNIVASVFFAGITGSGVADTAALGSILIPAMEKEGYTAEYATAVTVASSVIGPIIPPSVVMVIYSMATGESVGALFAAGYLPGILVAFSLMVLSYYYAKKHNHPRRTHKIPMKEVVYTLKESIIGLMCPAILVIGIFSGYFTPTEAAVIACLYAIIAGLFLLKTMSLKEVFDSFLSAAVTSSVTLLVIALANLFGQVLAIERIPSLIANFMLNLTSNKIVFLLMVNVFLLFMGMIMDPGASVLILAPIFLPIALTYGIQPLHFAIVMLVNLNFGLITPPVGTCLYAAAPIAKLSIEKISKAVLPFIGVELIALMFLTYVPELTLIVPRLLGYIY, from the coding sequence ATGGGTATTATCGCAGTTGTTTTTATCCTTGCATTGGCTATAGGCATCCCTATTGCATTCGTGTTGGGCGTATCCAGCCTGTATTACTTTTTATTTCTTGGAAACATCCCTCTGAGCATGATCGGCCAGAAGATGTACAGTGGCATTGATAACTATATCTTGCTTGCCATCCCGTTCTTCATTCTCGCAGGAGAGTTGATGAACCGTTCCAAGATTACCGATGCTTTGATCAGCTTTTCCAATATTCTGGTTGGACGGATTCCTGGTGCATTAGCACAGGTAAATATTGTGGCAAGCGTATTCTTTGCCGGTATTACCGGTAGTGGTGTTGCAGATACTGCAGCTCTTGGTTCTATCCTGATTCCTGCCATGGAAAAAGAGGGATATACCGCTGAGTATGCGACTGCAGTTACCGTTGCCTCTTCAGTTATTGGTCCCATCATTCCACCCAGTGTTGTAATGGTCATTTACTCGATGGCTACCGGTGAGTCGGTTGGTGCATTGTTTGCAGCAGGCTATCTGCCTGGCATCCTTGTTGCATTTTCGCTGATGGTTCTCTCTTACTATTATGCAAAGAAGCATAACCATCCGAGAAGAACCCACAAGATTCCGATGAAGGAAGTTGTGTATACTCTGAAAGAGTCAATTATCGGCTTGATGTGTCCTGCAATCCTGGTCATCGGTATCTTTAGTGGATACTTCACTCCAACCGAGGCTGCTGTTATTGCTTGTCTGTATGCAATCATTGCAGGACTCTTCTTGCTCAAAACGATGAGTTTGAAGGAAGTTTTTGACAGCTTCCTCAGCGCAGCGGTTACCTCTTCAGTAACGTTACTTGTTATCGCATTGGCAAACCTCTTTGGTCAGGTCCTTGCAATCGAAAGAATCCCCAGCTTGATCGCAAACTTCATGCTGAATCTTACTTCCAATAAGATTGTATTCCTGTTAATGGTTAACGTATTCCTGTTGTTCATGGGAATGATCATGGATCCAGGTGCAAGTGTCTTGATTCTGGCTCCAATCTTCCTGCCAATTGCATTGACCTATGGAATTCAGCCATTGCACTTTGCAATCGTGATGTTGGTCAACCTCAACTTCGGCCTTATTACGCCTCCGGTAGGTACCTGTCTCTATGCAGCGGCGCCGATAGCCAAGCTAAGTATTGAGAAGATTTCCAAGGCAGTACTGCCGTTCATTGGAGTTGAG